Proteins from a genomic interval of Nasonia vitripennis strain AsymCx chromosome 3, Nvit_psr_1.1, whole genome shotgun sequence:
- the LOC100680212 gene encoding titin isoform X2: MLCILPGERGMASDLSSGCTEVNDILDDEKEEGEISLEDVSSSEEGPTCKYLPRAFGQCRYCLSTHQCATWCSSLTVNKINMKRGLQGKENRSNQRYHKDGLEVPILGNSSSSKSIPYSSSTLQEKNDDDPLGPIINSDLIPISSDSDMEVVGLTSEKHEKKSSRRRKLRKKRRKKSPDTLSLSLSPNSQDFELFFKDSTHRIERDKLESGHTKYRHHHSPNRRKLASRLSPPSRRRNRSPLANRSDRRRTRSPLKTSPSRSRKTVQKKSRTLENGSPVKQSFNKLLKKVRHLETCSRSREKGSSLQDKLNNMIKQDKKESSAPVEKSKEPSHVPTLSEEPKPAVKDKAEEKEDITKKPIVVEEKNNNDNNNKEEDEEDLVILRQIALETKVKKSVALIKPEDIKTEPVDEPSAPAPPPPQEPPPPLPSPKLSEPAQPEQPQQPQQSQEKAEDKAEHKLPNFCMDDNDEDLELRMIALHSAVLKKHRTRIARGRRKRLEATVPRIESPFTSSFLEDFPMLAEICSPTSPLGSKRDILLAEDMELDSDMELETLSEPEDHSPYSPSDDITGDMLLDHDIVQPVPVPPVAVQPIGKNRSLYSPSNPTETPASAIQQTTKQPEVSSLDGSILEFTSQESRPYSPSDATVYDPDLPGVHSPVKSTTLTTTTPTGLASMPLQPPPMPPLSMFGPQQPMLLGCPPSMLNAFGDPIAMVPSSMVASFPALHQSVNPLLLPAAPPLFAYPTAHPAAVSIPAPQPQAQPQQPPIPSKPESNELDDFMETDLDGSPLVPIEKDGNDQRWQLLGEPLYLQNVPELTQSEHSKLPTLMERSLVPAAVLRCNKQLQKQPPKRPMPPVGEALFRNADMRPVALVEETDVRAASFKPIKLQAQPKKSVIAQPAAAFNSTLDDIVEKEEKPSKSTKEVEEKKEESRTSSRKKEAIETTYSKCKSKKPVSKHKSKELDSSRQSMREMLNERRKDLSRRVRERSCRLSRARSVSKNISKTKKIEETTTKEISKSDDKKRRSSVEDDEQALRESLLASLAMKAKEPQPAAVPKPPSPEKSPATRKPSAESVPKSTDEMPLAERVSAFLAKSKEKDLKNGTAPVSATVSKATGTNQLKRVSEPLSEASLPPRKIIKRVASMTPASKVVNNAKRYQNLMLQRKLTQQTGSPAIKSRFKLNHTSHARSVSPVVTKSSNEIHRIIINLNEDTESESETEEARSNVSPVKVRPTLNIPTTDFEKSVDQFLKNARQQQEMASTVNKNVVSAKPMKNNPLPMGPPPISTPSASQAVTDNTNITTAKITVATPPVDGSIGSIVSTTADSVSIAKNKVVTPKVTKTTSKLPSNATATPTAVKHLTLAQQEEYRLLKQIIQEREKTKESTSTTSQSQPTLEKITTAPSSSPLSASSSPPSLLPTCTSSALYSSTPKAVAKVALSPTTSIASSLPVKPHEQVLGQNESVPKKQSVATISPISKPSVESIKVPLASSKPLKIGVPSTKIIHVSPSISQSNTLNKTAAVITTTSTSKASAVAGTESTATTLKLTPQSNNNMLLGMISDSINRQRQQISDAAQKVSTLTILTKEQINLKTSQIQQTKLNSEGNVVMDDLNKIGNNLSITSKRFTGETNKAQSTKNIENVNTKSALKNDPRKDCSSADTSQDKTKQNWENFKEVVNDEVQALSHLPAQQQKELLSKTEESLIEKRRSVVDDIAEMSLKLREWEIERDLQYKYNEEAKKLREELRKVEGKIQQQKDKLNTIQPQVSLYHKKINSGRKECFKLSKICDSLGQKIIGSNYNVPTAGAEILNNRIKEVVKHTQKLQNKKTQYTDTVQNNFGKSGNTSGKKNFKPNNNLSKRKEIVKQPSLNNNKIGVLSSNSTNINSASKNEPSSTVSNNINTCTNEKIIINPKIKNDPIDTSTENSNANTKCTVANNNPFTSTERTNLVLHLNDTSNLETITNSNISNIILTADSIVNLKTENVSVNLNSDNEIKKLNQTFNDKIDKRLRDNENIILCSESTDNAGSLTKNNFIKANLTMYSSKSESITNVNSPNDFDNPRSIIQRGVENSASNAASSENENLPTGINVIQTISNVENTENQTLQTVSIKNNIIKTETEETAPESIEVPTTVEENRSVETYNPNLSTSNAPSEKLNNETAIQKMALDSDNATNDSDTRISFSTNNVDNNINIDDDELMETNNKIDEIKIKLEVEDHTSNASEIHNNIDNSLSSMSLIHVPKIEESVLPRKKSRHFKSAIKRKPTKAQQRKMYNKQKQQLKVAENFAKGSEDSKKKSIQPYESVLKPLRAPRNNTNGFLCPFEMQGTCNDGDCKYIHSSLR; the protein is encoded by the exons ATGTTATGCATATTGCCTGGAGAACGAGGAATGGCCAGTGACTTGTCCAGTGGGTGTACAGAGGTCAATGATATCTTGGATGATGAAAAGGAGGAGGGTGAGATATCCCTCGAAGATGTCAGTTCATCAGAGGAGGGACCAACTTGCAAATATCTGCCCAGAGCGTTTGGACAGTGCAGATATTGCCTGTCGACTCATCAATGTGCCACTTGGTGCAGCAGCTTGAcagttaataaaattaacatGAAACGAG GTCTGCAAGGTAAGGAGAATCGCAGCAACCAGCGCTACCACAAGGATGGCCTCGAAGTTCCCATTCTCGGCAACAGCTCCAGCTCCAAAAGTATTCCCTACAGCAGTAGCACTCTCCAGGAAAAGAACGATGACGACCCGCTCGGCCCAATAATCAACAGCGACCTGATCCCGATCTCGAGCGACAGTGACATGGAAGTAGTGGGTTTGACGTCCGAAAAACATGAGAAGAAATCGAGTCGTAGACGCAAGCTGCGCAAGAAGCGACGGAAGAAATCGCCAGATACGCTGTCCCTGTCGCTGTCGCCTAATTCTCAGGATTTTGAGCTATTTTTTAAGGATTCGACTCATCGAATCGAAAGGGACAAGCTCGAGTCCGGACATACCAAGTATCGTCACCACCACTCGCCAAACCGAAGAAAACTTGCCTCGAGACTTTCGCCTCCGTCGAGAAGACGCAACCGATCGCCACTTGCAAACAGATCAGACAGGCGAAGGACCAGGTCGCCTTTGAAAACTTCGCCGTCGCGCTCCAGGAAAACAGTCCAGAAAAAATCTCGGACGCTCGAGAACGGCAGCCCGGTGAAGCAATCGTTTAATAAGCTTCTGAAAAAGGTCCGCCACCTCGAAACTTGTAGTCGAAGCAGAGAGAAGGGATCGTCGCTCCAAGATAAACTTAACAACATGATTAAGCAAGACAAGAAGGAGTCTAGCGCGCCCGTCGAAAAAAGCAAGGAGCCTTCGCACGTACCTACTCTAAGCGAGGAACCCAAGCCAGCCGTCAAAGataaagcagaagaaaaagaagatatCACTAAGAAGCCTATCGTGGTAGAGGAGAAGAATAACAACGATAACAACAACAAAGAGGAGGACGAAGAAGATTTGGTGATACTGCGTCAAATAGCTTTAGAGACCAAGGTTAAGAAGAGCGTCGCACTTATCAAACCCGAGGACATCAAGACCGAGCCAGTCGACGAGCCATCGGCACCAGCACCACCTCCTCCGCAGGAACCGCCTCCGCCATTACCTTCTCCGAAGCTTTCCGAGCCAGCTCAACCGGAGCAGCCGCAACAGCCGCAACAATCTCAAGAAAAGGCAGAAGACAAAGCAGAGCACAAACTCCCCAACTTCTGCATGGATGACAACGACGAAGACCTGGAGCTCCGCATGATTGCCCTGCATTCGGCCGTCCTTAAGAAGCACCGAACGCGCATCGCTAGGGGACGGCGTAAAAGGCTCGAGGCGACTGTGCCGCGCATAGAAAGCCCTTTCACATCGTCCTTCCTCGAGGACTTCCCCATGCTGGCGGAGATCTGCAGTCCCACTTCGCCGCTCGGCTCGAAGCGCGATATCCTCTTGGCTGAAGACATGGAGCTCGACTCGGACATGGAGCTAGAGACGCTCAGCGAGCCCGAAGATCACTCGCCTTACTCGCCCAGCGACGACATCACCGGCGACATGTTGCTTGATCACGATATCGTGCAACCCGTCCCCGTCCCTCCTGTAGCCGTTCAACCGATTGGCAAGAACAGAAGCCTCTATTCGCCGTCGAACCCCACCGAGACACCTGCCTCCGCCATACAGCAAACGACGAAACAGCCGGAAGTAAGCAGCCTGGACGGCAGCATACTGGAATTCACGAGCCAAGAATCGAGGCCTTACTCGCCGTCGGACGCCACCGTTTACGACCCCGACCTGCCCGGGGTACACTCGCCAGTCAAAAGCACTACCCTCACGACAACAACGCCGACAGGTTTGGCGTCTATGCCTCTCCAACCGCCTCCTATGCCACCTCTTAGCATGTTCGGGCCTCAGCAGCCTATGCTCCTGGGCTGCCCGCCTAGTATGCTCAATGCCTTTGGCGATCCGATAGCTATGGTGCCGTCGTCTATGGTCGCCAGTTTCCCGGCGCTCCACCAGTCTGTAAACCCACTGCTACTGCCCGCTGCACCACCACTGTTTGCCTACCCGACTGCTCATCCGGCTGCAGTGTCGATACCAGCGCCGCAGCCGCAGGCACAACCACAGCAGCCACCAATTCCTTCCAAGCCCGAAAGCAACGAGCTGGACGACTTTATGGAAACGGATCTAGACGGTAGTCCTCTGGTGCCAATTGAGAAGGACGGCAACGATCAGAGGTGGCAGCTCCTGGGCGAACCGCTCTACCTACAAAACGTGCCTGAACTCACGCAGTCCGAGCACAGCAAACTTCCTACCCTGATGGAGCGCAGTCTCGTACCCGCAGCTGTACTGCGCTGCAACAAGCAGCTTCAGAAGCAACCGCCCAAAAGACCCATGCCTCCGGTCGGTGAGGCTCTGTTCAGAAATGCAGATATGAGGCCAGTGGCGCTCGTTGAGGAGACGGATGTTAGAGCCGCGAGTTTTAAGCCTATTAAACTGCAGGCTCAGCCAAAGAAGAGCGTGATCGCGCAACCGGCAGCTGCTTTCAATTCTACGCTGGATGATATCGTCGAAAAAGAGGAGAAGCCGAGCAAATCGACGAAGGAAGTGGAAGAGAAGAAGGAGGAATCGCGGACATCGTCCAGGAAGAAAGAAGCCATCGAGACAACATACAGCAAATGCAAGAGCAAGAAACCCGTAAGCAAACACAAGAGCAAAGAGCTAGACTCGAGCAGGCAATCGATGAGAGAGATGCTCAATGAAAGGCGTAAGGATCTGAGTCGACGAGTCAGGGAGCGGAGCTGCAGACTGTCTAGGGCGAGGAGCGTTAGCAAGAACATCAGCAAAACTAAGAAGATCGAAGAAACGACGACAAAAGAGATATCAAAGAGCGACGACAAGAAGCGAAGAAGCAGCGTCGAAGACGACGAGCAAGCGCTCAGGGAAAGCCTGTTGGCTTCTCTGGCAATGAAAGCAAAGGAGCCACAGCCGGCTGCTGTTCCGAAACCTCCTTCGCCTGAAAAAAGTCCTGCGACTCGTAAGCCATCCGCAGAAAGCGTTCCAAAATCCACCGATGAAATGCCCCTGGCTGAAAGAGTTAGCGCTTTCCTTGCTAAGAGCAAGgaaaaagatttgaaaaatggGACAGCTCCCGTGTCAGCTACTGTGTCTAAGGCGACTGGAACGAACCAGTTGAAGAGGGTTTCGGAGCCATTGTCAGAAGCTTCGCTACCGCCGCGCAAAATTATAAAGCGGGTGGCAAGTATGACACCGGCTTCGAAGGTCGTCAACAACGCCAAGCGCTACCAAAATCTGATGCTTCAGCGCAAACTGACTCAGCAGACAGGATCACCCGCCATAAAAAGTCGCTTTAAGCTCAATCACACTAGTCACGCGCGCTCAGTTAGTCCAGTAGTCACCAAATCCAGCAACGAAATTCATAGAATCATTATAAATCTAAACGAGGACACGGAAAGCGAATCCGAAACAGAAGAGGCTAGATCAAATGTCAGTCCGGTAAAAGTCCGACCTACACTGAATATACCTACGACAGACTTCGAGAAGAGCGTTGATCAGTTTTTAAAGAACGCAAGACAGCAGCAAGAGATGGCCTCAACGGTGAACAAGAACGTTGTCTCAGCTAAACCGATGAAGAATAATCCGCTACCCATGGGTCCCCCGCCGATTAGCACCCCGAGTGCCAGCCAAGCTGTCACTGACAACACGAATATCACAACTGCCAAAATAACTGTTGCCACTCCACCGGTTGACGGAAGCATTGGAAGCATTGTTTCTACGACTGCTGATTCTGTAAGCATTGCTAAGAATAAAGTTGTCACGCCAAAAGTTACGAAGACAACTTCCAAGTTGCCAAGCAACGCCACCGCCACACCAACG gCTGTAAAACATCTTACGCTAGCGCAGCAAGAAGAATACCGGCTCTTAAAGCAGATTATACAGGAACGTGAAAAAACCAAAGAGTCAACTTCCACAACTTCACAGTCCCAACCCACGTTGGAAAAAATCACTACTGCGCCCTCATCTAGTCCTCTCtcagcgtcgtcgtcgccgccgtcATTGTTACCGACATGCACGTCGTCTGCATTGTACTCGTCTACGCCAAAAGCTGTCGCAAAAGTTGCGCTGTCACCGACCACTAGCATCGCTTCTTCGCTTCCGGTGAAGCCGCACGAACAGGTTCTAGGGCAGAATGAATCCGTGCCAAAGAAACAGTCAGTGGCTACAATAAGTCCAATATCCAAGCCAAGCGTTGAGAGCATAAAAGTTCCTCTAGCATCAAGCAAGCCATTGAAAATAGGCGTCCCCTCTACGAAAATTATACATGTCTCACCCAGCATTAGCCAGAGTAATACTTTAAATAAAACTGCCGCCGTTATTACTACTACTTCAACTAGCAAAGCTAGTGCTGTAGCGGGTACAGAAAGCACAGCTACTACCTTGAAGCTTACACCGCAATCGAACAATAACATGCTTCTCGGCATGATTAGCGATAGTATAAACCGCCAACGTCAACAAATTTCGGATGCTGCTCAAAAAGTTTCTACGCTCACAATACTAACCAAGGAGCAAATTAATCTCAAGACTTCTCAAATTcaacaaacaaaattaaactcGGAAGGCAATGTAGTTATGGacgatttgaataaaatagGAAATAACCTATCTATTACCAGTAAGAGATTTACTGGCGAAACTAATAAAGCGCAAAGTACAAAGAATATAGAAAATGTGAACACGAAAAGTGCACTGAAGAATGATCCGAGAAAGGATTGTTCGTCTGCAGATACTTCACAagataaaacaaaacaaaattgggaaaattttaaagaagtgGTCAATGATGAAGTTCAAGCCCTTTCTCATCTCCCCGCACAGCAGCAGAAAGAGCTACTGTCCAAGACTGAAGAAAGTTTAATCGAAAAAAG ACGTTCCGTCGTTGATGACATTGCTGAAATGTCGTTAAAACTCCGAGAGTGGGAGATAGAAAGAGATTTACAATATAAATACAACGAAGAAGCGAAAAAGCTGCGAGAAGAATTAAGAAAGGTTGAGGGAAAAATACAGCAACAGAAAGATAAACTCAATACAATTCAGCCTCAAGTGTCGCTGtatcacaaaaaaattaacagcGGTCGAAAAGAAtgttttaaattgtcaaaaatatGTGATAGCCTGGGACAGAAAATTATTGGATCTAATTACAA CGTTCCCACAGCAGGAgctgaaatattaaataataggATAAAAGAAGTCGTTAAGCATACTCAGAAATTGCAAAACAAAAAGACTCAGTATACAGATACGGTTCAGAATAATTTTGGCAAGAGTGGTAACACTAGTggtaaaaagaattttaaaccTAATAATAACCTTTCCAAACGAAAAGAAATCGTTAAACAACCTAgtttaaataacaataaaattggTGTTCTCTCGTCAAATTCCACTAACATAAATAGTGCTTCGAAAAATGAACCAAGTTCAACAGTGAGCAATAACATAAACACGTGTACTAATGAAAAGATTATCATTAACcccaaaattaaaaatgatccCATTGATACAAGTACTGAGAATTCGAACGCCAACACTAAATGCACGGTTGCTAATAATAATCCATTCACGTCCACAGAACGTACAAATTTGGTTTTACATTTAAATGACACTTCTAATTTAGAAACTATAACAAATAGTAATATTTCAAACATTATCTTAACTGCAGATTCTATTGTCAATCTTAAAACTGAAAATGTATCAGTTAACTTGAATAGTGAtaacgaaattaaaaaattaaatcaaactttcaatgataaaattgataaacGATTGCGGGATAATGAGAACATAATCTTATGTTCAGAAAGTACTGACAATGCAGGATCTTTAacgaaaaacaattttattaaagCAAATTTAACGATGTATAGTTCAAAATCGGAATCAATAACAAACGTAAACAGCCCTAATGATTTCGACAATCCAAGATCTATAATACAACGTGGTGTAGAAAATTCGGCCTCAAATGCTGCTAGtagtgaaaatgaaaatttaccaACTGGAATAAATGTTATTCAAACAATTTCAAATGTAGAAAATACTGAAAATCAGACGCTACAAACagtttcaattaaaaataacattattaAAACTGAAACTGAGGAAACCGCACCAGAAAGTATAGAAGTTCCAACTACAGTTGAAGAAAATAGATCAGTGGAAACATATAATCCAAATTTGAGTACTTCTAATGCGCCATCTGAAAAGTTAAACAACGAAACTGCAATTCAGAAAATGGCATTAGATTCTGACAATGCTACCAATGATTCTGATACGCGAATATCTTTTAGCACAAATAACGTTGATAATAACATCAATATCGATGACGACGAACTGATggaaacaaataataaaatagacgaaatcaaaataaaacttgAAGTAGAAGATCATACGAGTAACGCATCCGAAATCCATAATAATATTGACAATTCATTAAGTTCAATGAGTCTAATTCATGTGCCCAAAATAGAAGAATCAGTCTTGCCTAGGAAAAAATCACGACACTTTAAATCTGCCATAAAGAGGAAACCGACAAAAGCTCAACAGCGAAAAATGTATAACAAGCAGAAACAGCAATTGAAGGTAGCCGAAAACTTTGCGAAAGGTTCAGAAGATTCCAAAAAGAAAAGCATTCAACCTTATGAATCAGTGCTAAAACCTCTTCGGGCACCGCG GAACAACACCAATGGATTCCTGTGTCCTTTTGAAATGCAGGGCACCTGCAATGATGGAGACTGCAAATACATTCATTCGTCACTCCGCTAG